A region of the Borrelia hispanica CRI genome:
CCCATATCTTCAGTACTAGATACAGCTCTTGTTGTAGGTTCACTAGTAAGCTCTAATTTCCCACTTTGAATATGCTTATCTTTAATTGAGAAAAATATCTTCGTTAAGTTGTAAACATGATCCATTATTTAACCTCCTTTAAACTATTTTGATAGCTTTGTATATCTTGTGTTGTGATATTTAATACCACTCCTTTCATAGAATGGTTATAAGTAATATTTATTGATAAGAATAGTTTTAGTGCAGCACTTGCCGATATTTGTATTTTGAGTTTAGAATAAGAAACAATTAGACCTGAATCAATAAGTTCTTTAAGTTTGCATTCAATAGCAGCACTATAAGCATTATCTCTTTGTCCTGATAGTTGAAGTTCTGATAATTTACTATTTTGTCTATTATTTAAGTTCCATATTCTAATAAGTTCTGCAATAAATTCATATTTGATATAGTCATAAGTAAAAATTTC
Encoded here:
- a CDS encoding DUF787 family protein, which encodes EIFTYDYIKYEFIAELIRIWNLNNRQNSKLSELQLSGQRDNAYSAAIECKLKELIDSGLIVSYSKLKIQISASAALKLFLSINITYNHSMKGVVLNITTQDIQSYQNSLKEVK